Proteins encoded together in one Rossellomorea sp. y25 window:
- the fabL gene encoding enoyl-[acyl-carrier-protein] reductase FabL, with product MSQKVALVTGSSRGLGREIAIQLAEKGYDIVVNYARSKKGALETAEQVEKLGRKAFVVRANVGDVDKIKSMFEQIKEEFGRLDVLVSNAASGVLRPVMELEESHWDWTMNINSKALLFCAQEAAKLMDKGGRIVSISSLGSIRYLDNYTTVGVSKAAVEALTRYLAVELAPRDIIVNAVSGGAIDTDALKHFPNREELLEDARSKTPAGRMVEIDDLVKSVMFLVSDDSSMIRGQTIIVDGGRSLLV from the coding sequence ATGAGTCAAAAAGTAGCATTAGTCACAGGTAGCAGCCGCGGACTTGGACGGGAAATCGCAATTCAACTAGCTGAAAAAGGATACGATATCGTCGTTAATTACGCACGAAGCAAAAAAGGTGCACTTGAAACGGCTGAACAGGTGGAAAAGTTGGGACGAAAAGCATTTGTCGTACGGGCGAATGTAGGGGACGTCGATAAAATCAAATCGATGTTCGAACAGATCAAAGAAGAGTTCGGCCGTTTGGATGTTTTGGTTAGTAACGCAGCATCAGGGGTTCTTCGTCCAGTCATGGAGCTTGAAGAATCTCATTGGGATTGGACGATGAACATTAACAGCAAGGCATTACTATTCTGTGCCCAGGAAGCAGCAAAGTTAATGGATAAGGGCGGACGCATCGTAAGCATAAGCTCATTGGGATCCATCCGTTATTTAGACAATTACACAACTGTGGGAGTATCTAAAGCTGCAGTTGAAGCATTAACGCGTTATCTTGCCGTTGAGCTTGCACCACGTGACATTATCGTAAATGCAGTTTCCGGTGGTGCGATCGATACAGATGCACTCAAGCATTTCCCTAATCGTGAAGAGCTCCTGGAAGATGCCCGCAGTAAAACACCTGCAGGACGAATGGTGGAAATTGATGATCTTGTGAAGTCTGTCATGTTCCTCGTTTCGGACGATTCTTCCATGATCAGAGGACAAACCATCATCGTCGATGGCGGTCGTTCACTACTCGTTTAG
- a CDS encoding DUF402 domain-containing protein, with product MAVPTEGKSVQIHSFKHDGNIHRIWNETTILKGTSNQIIGGNDRTMVTESDGRTWMTREPAICYFHSELWFNIICMIREDGIYYYCNLSSPFVYDHEAIKYIDYDLDIKVFPDMTYTLLDEDEYEAHRKLYGYPDVIDHILKRNVDKLVRWIRQRKGPFAPDFIDIWYERYLTHRG from the coding sequence ATGGCGGTTCCCACAGAAGGAAAATCTGTACAAATACATAGCTTTAAGCATGATGGCAACATTCACCGGATATGGAATGAGACGACGATCCTGAAAGGAACAAGCAATCAGATTATCGGTGGAAATGATCGAACGATGGTGACGGAATCCGACGGAAGAACGTGGATGACCCGTGAACCGGCAATATGCTATTTCCATTCAGAGCTATGGTTTAACATTATTTGTATGATTCGTGAGGACGGTATTTATTATTATTGTAATTTAAGTTCACCATTTGTATATGATCATGAAGCGATCAAGTATATCGATTACGACTTGGATATTAAAGTGTTTCCTGATATGACATATACATTGCTGGATGAGGATGAGTATGAAGCTCATCGTAAATTGTACGGTTACCCGGATGTGATCGATCACATCCTGAAGCGAAATGTAGACAAGCTTGTTCGCTGGATCCGACAAAGAAAAGGGCCTTTTGCTCCGGACTTTATTGATATTTGGTACGAGCGCTATTTGACTCACAGGGGGTAA
- a CDS encoding YgaB family protein, translating to MIQHRFNELVSEQLETMDKLLYLQSEIERCQDLEKELLQLQEMTKVESIKREIASKKKELKEIQKMFQRQTDDVIRSYQKEQNSVTT from the coding sequence GTGATACAGCATCGATTTAATGAGTTGGTTTCAGAGCAGTTAGAAACGATGGATAAGTTGTTATATCTTCAGTCGGAGATAGAACGGTGTCAGGATCTGGAAAAGGAATTACTTCAGCTTCAAGAGATGACGAAGGTTGAATCTATAAAGAGAGAGATTGCGTCAAAAAAGAAGGAACTTAAAGAGATTCAAAAAATGTTTCAACGGCAAACCGATGATGTGATTCGTTCATATCAAAAGGAACAAAACAGTGTGACAACGTAA
- a CDS encoding ABC transporter ATP-binding protein, producing MDSIKRYLQFVKPYRWQIIGTLIIGIIKFTIPLLIPILIKYVIDDIVGASGLSAEEKTDQLLMIMGIMLVLFLLVRPPVEYYRQYFAQWTGNKILYDLRDHLFSHIQRLSFKYYSNTRAGEVISRVINDVEQTKNFVITGLMNLWLDAATIVIALSIMFTMDVSLTLVSLIAFPFYAFSVRYFFGRLRGLTRDRSQALAEVQSHLHERVQGMAVIKSFAVEDYEQKQFQDQNSNFLTKALKQTSWNAKAFAVVNTITDISPLIIIGYAGLQVIDGDLTIGTMAAFIAYIDRLYGPLRRLVNSSTTLTQSIASMDRVFEFMDEKYDIDDEPGAIPCKNVRGDIHFKNVSFRYESEEEEVLRNLNLDIKTGETVALVGMSGGGKSSFVSLIPRFYDVTDGEILLDGTDIRRFQVRSLRDNIGMVLQDNILFSESVKMNIKFGNPDATDEEVIEAAKAANAHDFIMKLPQGYDTKVGERGVKLSGGQKQRVAIARVFLKNPPILILDEATSALDLESEHLIQESLEILAKDRTTFIVAHRLSTITHADRIIHMEHGEVVEMGTHEELMAKQGHYYKLFQVQQLDQ from the coding sequence TTGGATAGTATCAAACGCTACCTTCAATTTGTAAAACCTTATCGGTGGCAAATTATCGGTACATTAATTATAGGTATTATTAAATTTACGATTCCCTTATTGATTCCGATTTTAATCAAATATGTCATTGATGATATAGTAGGGGCTTCTGGCTTATCTGCGGAAGAAAAGACCGATCAATTACTGATGATCATGGGGATCATGCTTGTCCTTTTCTTACTTGTAAGACCGCCTGTAGAGTATTATAGGCAATACTTTGCTCAGTGGACGGGTAACAAGATCCTGTATGATTTGAGGGATCATTTGTTTTCACATATTCAACGACTAAGCTTTAAATATTATTCGAATACAAGAGCGGGGGAAGTCATTTCCAGGGTCATCAATGACGTTGAGCAAACGAAGAATTTCGTGATCACCGGACTGATGAATCTATGGCTCGATGCGGCTACCATAGTCATTGCCCTCTCCATCATGTTTACGATGGATGTTTCGTTAACACTTGTTTCTCTTATAGCGTTTCCTTTCTATGCTTTCTCCGTCCGTTATTTCTTTGGAAGACTTAGAGGGTTGACGAGAGACCGTTCTCAGGCATTGGCGGAGGTTCAAAGTCATTTACACGAACGGGTCCAGGGGATGGCCGTCATAAAGAGCTTTGCTGTTGAAGACTACGAACAGAAACAGTTTCAGGATCAGAATAGCAATTTCTTAACCAAGGCCTTGAAGCAAACAAGCTGGAATGCGAAAGCGTTCGCGGTTGTGAATACTATTACGGATATTTCTCCATTAATCATCATTGGGTATGCTGGACTGCAAGTCATTGATGGAGATTTGACCATTGGTACGATGGCTGCCTTTATCGCATATATCGATCGTCTTTATGGTCCGCTTAGACGACTGGTGAATTCTTCAACAACCTTGACTCAATCGATCGCTTCCATGGACCGTGTATTTGAGTTCATGGATGAGAAGTATGATATTGATGATGAACCAGGTGCGATTCCTTGTAAAAATGTACGCGGGGATATTCATTTTAAAAATGTTTCCTTCCGCTATGAATCTGAAGAGGAGGAGGTACTGCGTAATCTCAACCTTGATATTAAAACGGGTGAAACCGTTGCTCTGGTCGGGATGAGCGGAGGAGGGAAATCATCCTTCGTCAGTCTGATTCCCCGGTTCTACGATGTTACAGATGGTGAAATTCTTTTAGATGGTACGGATATCAGAAGATTTCAGGTGAGATCATTGCGGGACAATATCGGAATGGTTCTTCAGGACAATATTCTCTTTAGTGAATCGGTCAAGATGAATATTAAATTCGGTAATCCTGATGCGACGGATGAAGAAGTAATAGAAGCTGCCAAGGCGGCGAACGCACATGATTTCATCATGAAATTACCTCAAGGCTATGACACGAAAGTAGGGGAACGAGGCGTGAAACTATCGGGCGGACAGAAGCAACGTGTCGCGATTGCCAGGGTATTCCTTAAAAACCCGCCGATACTCATACTGGATGAAGCAACGTCAGCTCTTGATCTGGAAAGTGAACACCTGATCCAGGAATCCCTTGAAATCCTGG
- a CDS encoding gamma-type small acid-soluble spore protein codes for MAKQPNKTQAGTSVQHVKQQNAQAGATQQQQYGTEFASETTAAQHVKQQNQQAEANKAKASGKYGQQQ; via the coding sequence ATGGCAAAACAACCAAACAAAACTCAAGCTGGTACAAGCGTTCAACATGTTAAGCAACAAAACGCTCAAGCTGGTGCAACTCAGCAACAACAATACGGTACTGAGTTCGCTTCAGAAACAACAGCAGCTCAACATGTGAAACAACAAAACCAACAAGCAGAAGCTAACAAAGCGAAAGCTTCTGGTAAATACGGTCAACAACAATAA